A window of Pseudomonas denitrificans (nom. rej.) genomic DNA:
GAAAGCCCACAACCCGGCAACCAGTGGCACCAGGCTGATGGCGGTATGCACGATGCCCAGGGTGGAAAGGGGATTGGCCATGACGAACGCCTCCGCAGTGAGCACAGGGACGCCACGCATCCACGAGCTGTGCCTGGGCACGGAGGGGCGGGTGTGTTGTCAGGTTAGACGCAACCCGCGTGGGGGCAGGGTTGCGCCGAGCCCAGCCGACGAACGTCACACCCGCTTGTTGAGCCAGCGCGCGAGGCGATCTCCGCCGAACTGGATCAGGGTCACCAGGGCGACCAGCAGGATGATCACGGTGAGCATCACCTGGGTGTCGAAGCGCTGGTAGCCATATCGGTAGGCCAGGTCGCCCAGGCCGCCGGCGCCGATGGCGCCGGCCATGGCCGAGGAGTTGATCATGGTCACCAGGGTGATGGTGAAGCCGGCGACGATGCCCGGTCGTGCCTCGGGCAGCAGCACGTTCCAGATGATGTGCCGGGGCTGGCAGCCCATGGCCTGGGCCGCTTCGATCAGGCCGTGGTCGACCTCGCGCAGGCTGACCTCGGCGATGCGCGCAAAGAACGGCGTCGCGGCGATGGTCAGCGGCACGACTGCCGCCCACACGCCGTAGCTGGTGCCGACTATCAGCCGGGTGAAGGGGATCAGCGCGACCATCAGGATCAGGAACGGGATCGAACGCAGCACGTTGACCACGCTGCCCAGGCCCTGGTTGACCAGGCGCGCCTGGAAGATCCCGCCGGGCCCGGTAGTGACCAGCACCAGGGCCAGCGGGATGCCCACCAGCAGGACGATGGCCGAGGACGCGCCGATCATCAGCAGGGTGTCGAGCAGGCCTTGCAGCAGGCGATCAGGCATGGCTGAGCACCTCCAGCCTGTCGGCGACATCGCGGGCACGTTCGAGCAGTTGCGGGGCACTGGCGGCGGGTGCTGCGACGCTCAGCAGAAGCCGGCCGAGGGCGCGGCCCTGGATGCGCTCGATGCCGCCGTGCAGCAGGCTGATGCGGCTGCCCAGGGCCTGGGCGATGGCCAGCAGGTCCGGCTCCTGTTCGCGTACGCCGGTGTAGTGCAGGTCGAGGATCACTTCGTTGTCCGAGGGATGCTCCAGCCGTGCCAGCAGGTCCGGCGGCAGGTGCTGTTGCAGCGAGCCGAGCAGGGTGCGGCTGACCTCATGCTGCGGGTTGCCGAAGACTTCCCAGACGTCGCCCTGTTCGACGATGCGCCCGCGTTCGAGCACCACCACGCGGTCGCAGATTTCGCGGATCACCGCCATCTCGTGGGTGATCAGCACGATGGTCAGGCCCAGGCGGCGGTTGATGTCGCGCAGC
This region includes:
- a CDS encoding methionine ABC transporter permease, translating into MSPTGWRCSAMPDRLLQGLLDTLLMIGASSAIVLLVGIPLALVLVTTGPGGIFQARLVNQGLGSVVNVLRSIPFLILMVALIPFTRLIVGTSYGVWAAVVPLTIAATPFFARIAEVSLREVDHGLIEAAQAMGCQPRHIIWNVLLPEARPGIVAGFTITLVTMINSSAMAGAIGAGGLGDLAYRYGYQRFDTQVMLTVIILLVALVTLIQFGGDRLARWLNKRV